A region from the Kineothrix sp. IPX-CK genome encodes:
- a CDS encoding ester cyclase, producing MDHKEKVKYFYEHITTNHIVEKVADYVSDDCAIRLGDKTIPVGVAGMQQHMIDVRKTYPDLKMIITRQYCDGDYIISEFIMEGTHKGEWLGMKPSGKKLCITGVDIDKVIDGKIVEHGGAVNTFEALFEAGIICPSL from the coding sequence ATGGATCATAAGGAAAAAGTAAAATATTTTTATGAGCATATAACTACTAATCATATAGTTGAAAAAGTCGCTGACTATGTGTCCGACGATTGCGCTATTCGATTAGGGGATAAAACGATACCGGTTGGGGTAGCAGGTATGCAGCAACACATGATTGATGTAAGGAAAACTTATCCCGATTTAAAAATGATTATTACACGCCAATACTGCGATGGCGACTATATTATCTCCGAATTTATTATGGAAGGAACTCATAAAGGAGAATGGCTGGGGATGAAACCTTCCGGCAAAAAGTTATGCATTACCGGAGTGGATATTGATAAAGTAATAGATGGAAAAATCGTGGAACACGGTGGAGCAGTGAATACGTTTGAAGCTTTGTTTGAAGCCGGAATTATTTGTCCGTCTCTATAA
- a CDS encoding VOC family protein, which produces MRQKGVDCNPPMTTEWGGKSFRMADPCDNELEFLVSM; this is translated from the coding sequence GTGCGCCAAAAAGGTGTCGATTGTAATCCGCCCATGACAACGGAATGGGGAGGAAAGTCCTTTCGTATGGCAGATCCATGCGACAATGAATTGGAATTTTTAGTGTCAATGTAG
- a CDS encoding aminoglycoside phosphotransferase family protein, with the protein MAYLTKNIQSESTLMKLTHHAFPERKLENLHELTEGYFNIAYEVSFEDGTKSVLKIAPDPKVTVMTYEQNIMEAEVRSMQLAAQKTRVPLPEIEFYDPSCTLCSSPYFFMNKINGKSLSSQKSLLTSEQVSHIYYLVGSLNKEINQITNDSFGYPSQKALQGKNWFDVFTAMIKAIILDAEKESIDLTISVEELFERLQMDRRIFSNVLTPQLVHWDIWDGNIFIEDEKMTGLIDWERCLWGDPLMEVGFRSYAQSADFLRGYGIEKFTEEEKQRILWYDLYLLMIMAQEHVYRGYETADSYHWATALLREKYTELLKTSSR; encoded by the coding sequence ATGGCATACTTAACAAAAAATATTCAAAGCGAATCAACACTCATGAAGCTGACCCACCATGCATTTCCGGAAAGAAAGCTTGAAAATCTGCATGAGCTGACAGAAGGCTATTTTAATATAGCTTACGAGGTTTCTTTTGAAGATGGGACAAAAAGCGTCCTGAAGATAGCACCTGACCCTAAAGTAACGGTCATGACCTATGAGCAGAATATCATGGAAGCGGAAGTGCGTTCCATGCAGTTAGCAGCACAGAAAACCAGGGTTCCATTGCCGGAAATCGAGTTTTATGATCCATCCTGTACACTTTGCAGCTCTCCCTATTTTTTTATGAACAAAATAAACGGCAAAAGCCTATCTTCTCAAAAATCTTTGCTGACCTCAGAGCAGGTAAGCCATATTTATTATTTGGTGGGTTCCCTGAATAAAGAGATTAACCAAATAACCAATGATAGCTTTGGTTACCCCAGTCAAAAGGCACTGCAAGGCAAAAACTGGTTTGATGTTTTTACCGCAATGATAAAAGCCATAATACTGGATGCCGAAAAAGAAAGCATAGACCTTACAATCTCTGTGGAAGAACTATTCGAGCGGCTACAAATGGACAGAAGAATATTCTCGAATGTGCTTACACCGCAGTTGGTTCATTGGGACATATGGGATGGCAATATTTTTATTGAAGATGAAAAGATGACAGGCTTAATTGATTGGGAGCGTTGCCTGTGGGGAGATCCGCTTATGGAAGTTGGATTCCGGTCCTATGCCCAATCGGCTGACTTTTTAAGAGGATACGGAATTGAGAAGTTTACAGAAGAAGAAAAACAAAGAATCCTTTGGTATGATCTCTATTTGCTCATGATTATGGCACAGGAACATGTTTACCGAGGATACGAAACGGCAGATTCCTATCATTGGGCGACAGCATTATTGCGTGAGAAATATACAGAACTATTGAAAACATCATCTCGTTAA
- a CDS encoding MerR family transcriptional regulator, whose amino-acid sequence MSGLKTITQVTKTFDISTRTLRYYEQLGLIKSQRIEGYSYRVYDEAACSSINQILILRKLRIPLKQIGVILTRPNAVNATNILIRNIDEINIEMDSLSTIRSILIKFVDELREKSGIYLMSDILEDATILSMIAPLAQTGRSMSERRIMEDLQRASDNLNKLSDDDVRIVYLPPATVAAYQYTGDEPENKVAQIIDKFVLEHDLPKIKPDLRHYGFNAPNPATESNDHGYEMWVTIPEDMEVPEPLMRKRFGGGLYAAHMIPFGSFEVWNWFVNWLNNSKKYAYDGNGDSGNMFGWLEEELNYVNRVYLPGPQRDGLQLDLLIPIKEKK is encoded by the coding sequence ATGAGCGGTTTAAAGACGATAACACAAGTTACAAAAACGTTTGATATTTCCACACGTACATTGCGTTATTATGAACAACTGGGTTTGATAAAAAGCCAAAGAATAGAAGGATATTCATATAGAGTTTATGACGAAGCCGCCTGCTCGTCCATAAATCAAATTCTGATTCTACGCAAATTACGCATTCCTTTAAAGCAAATAGGTGTGATACTCACTCGTCCAAATGCTGTAAATGCAACAAATATCCTTATTCGGAACATTGATGAAATAAATATTGAAATGGATTCCTTATCAACCATCCGATCAATATTAATTAAATTTGTGGATGAGCTTCGTGAAAAATCAGGTATCTATCTTATGTCAGATATTCTGGAAGATGCCACTATTCTATCAATGATTGCACCTCTTGCTCAAACAGGCCGCAGTATGAGTGAGAGGCGGATAATGGAGGATTTACAAAGGGCAAGTGATAATCTGAATAAACTGAGTGATGACGATGTACGGATTGTGTACCTGCCGCCTGCAACTGTGGCTGCTTATCAATATACGGGAGATGAGCCGGAAAACAAAGTGGCGCAGATTATTGATAAATTCGTATTAGAGCACGATCTGCCCAAAATAAAACCTGACTTACGACATTATGGATTCAACGCGCCTAACCCGGCCACTGAAAGCAATGATCACGGCTACGAAATGTGGGTTACTATCCCCGAGGATATGGAAGTGCCGGAGCCGTTGATGAGGAAACGCTTTGGCGGAGGGCTTTATGCTGCGCACATGATACCGTTTGGTTCCTTTGAAGTATGGAACTGGTTTGTGAACTGGCTAAATAACAGCAAGAAATATGCTTATGACGGCAACGGGGATTCGGGCAATATGTTTGGCTGGCTAGAAGAGGAATTAAACTATGTTAACCGTGTTTATCTTCCCGGTCCTCAAAGAGATGGACTTCAACTGGATTTGCTGATTCCAATCAAAGAAAAAAAATAG